GATCGACCTGCTCGGGATCAACTTCTATGCGCCGACGTACGTGGCCGGGCGGCCGGACGGCGCCGGTGGCAGCGCGTACCCGGGCACCGAGGGCGCGGTGGAGTTCCTGGCGCCGGTCGGGCCGCTGACCGACATGGGTTGGATGATCGAGCCGGCGGGGCTGACCCGGCTGCTGGAGCGCATCGCCACCGACTATCCCGCGGTGCCGCTGCTGATCACCGAGAACGGCGCCGCCTTCCCGGACAAGGCCGCCGCGGACGTGACCAGCCCGATGCAGGACACCGACCGGATCGCCTACCTCGACGGCCACCTGCGCGCCGCGCACGAGGCGATCGCCCGGGGCGTCGACCTGCGCGGCTATCTCGTATGGTCATTGCTGGACAACTTCGAGTGGGCCGAGGGGTACGGCAAGCGATTCGGCATCGTGCACGTCGACTACCTCACCCAACGGCGTACACCGAAATCCAGCGCCCGGTGGTACCAGGAGGTGATCTCCCGGAACGGGCTGTGACGAGGTGGTGGTAACTCCTATGACGGGGGCGCAACGGCCCACTCTGGAGGCGGTGGCACGACGGGCCGGTGTGTCCCGGGCCACCGTCTCCCGGGTGGTCAACGGCTCGACCACGGTCGCCGAGCCGATCCAGGAGGCGGTCCGCCAGGCGGTCGCCGAGTTGGGGTACGTGCCGAACCTGGCCGCACGCACCCTCGTCACCCAGCGGACCGACTCGATCGCCCTGGTGATGCCGGAGGAGGCCACCCGGGTCTTCTCCGACGACCAGGTCTTTCCCGGGATCATCCGGGGTGCGGCGCAGGAGTTGGAGGCCGCCGACAAGCAGCTGGTGCTGATGCTGGCCGGTTCGCCGGCCGGGCACGAACGGGTCGAGCGGTACACCACCGGCCGGCACGTCGACGGGGTGCTCTTCGCCTCGCTGCACGGTGCCGACCCGCTGCCCGCCCGGCTGGCCGCGCTCGGCATCCCGGTGGTGTGCAGCGGCCGGCCCCTCGACGGGGCGCACGTGCCGTACATCGACGTCGACCAGGTCGGCGGCGTCACCCTGGCGGTGCGACACCTGATCGACGGCGGGCGACGCCGGATCGCCACCATCGCCGGGCCGCAGGACATGGTCGCCGGCATCGAGCGGCTGGCCGGCTACCGGGACACGGTGGCCGCCGCCGGGCTGCCCGAGATGGTGGCGGTCGGCGACTTCACCCGCGAGTCCGGTGCGGCGG
This is a stretch of genomic DNA from Micromonospora sp. WMMD1082. It encodes these proteins:
- a CDS encoding LacI family DNA-binding transcriptional regulator; amino-acid sequence: MTGAQRPTLEAVARRAGVSRATVSRVVNGSTTVAEPIQEAVRQAVAELGYVPNLAARTLVTQRTDSIALVMPEEATRVFSDDQVFPGIIRGAAQELEAADKQLVLMLAGSPAGHERVERYTTGRHVDGVLFASLHGADPLPARLAALGIPVVCSGRPLDGAHVPYIDVDQVGGVTLAVRHLIDGGRRRIATIAGPQDMVAGIERLAGYRDTVAAAGLPEMVAVGDFTRESGAAAMRQLLAAHPDLDAVFAASDLMAHAALRTLREAGRRVPEDVAVIGFDDIETAAYTDPPLTTVRQPIVELGRQGTRLLLRLAAGEQVEPALILPTELIIRDSA